TCCTGCTGGCCGCCGTTGAACTACGAACGACCGAGCGCCCCATTTTTGATATTGCGATGGATCTGGGATATGTGTCGCAACAAACCTTTTCGCGCGTCTTCCGCCGTGAGTTTGATCGCACCCCCAGCGACTACCGCCATAGCCTGTAGCATTACTGCTCGCGCTGCATCATGCTCGCGGGCGGTCGTTGTAACCATTGCATGAACTCTTGCGCCGATAGCGCTTTCGCAAAGTGCCATCCCTGACAATACTGGACGCCGCGCTTAAGCAGCCAGGTGACCTGCTCCGCCGTTTCCACACCTTCCGCAATGGTCTTCAGACGCAGGCTTTGCGCCATCTCAATAATATGTTCCGCGATAAGATGGCTGGTACTGTTGGTGGTCAACGTATCGACAAACGATTTGTCGATCTTCAGAATGTCGACATTCAACGAATACAGGTTGTGCAGGTTCGAATACCCTGTGCCGAAATCATCAATGGCAACTTCATAGCCTGCCTGACGAAACGCCTGAATCACCGGCGTCATTTTGGCTACATCAATAAATCCGCGCTCCGTCACTTCCACTTTAATTTGTTGCGCAAGCATCGAATGCTGGCGTGCTTTATCCGCAATGAACGCAATCAGGCGCGAGGAGTGAAAGTCGGAAGCCGAGAGGTTGATCGATATATACAGCTGGGGATGCCGCGCGAGGAAATGGCCCAAATCATTGAACACCCCTTCTACGACATAATCCGTAATCTGTTCGATCATGCCTTCTTTTTCTGCCAGTTGGATGAACTCCGTGGGGCTCATGACCTGACCTTCGCATCCCGGCCAACGCAACAATGCCTCCGCACCGACGCATTTTTCATTTTTGACATCAATGATCGGCTGGTAATGAACACAGAGTTGACGTTTATCAATCGCACGCTGCAGCAAACGGCGGGGAGAGTGATATTCCTGGCGGGTACGCCACCACATCAATAGCAGAATAATGCTACAGATAATGCCTAACGGCAGTGTCAGCGTGGCCTGGTGATACAGGTTCTGGTAAAAACGATCGCTTGAAGTCGAAACAATAACCGCAATCGGGCGTTTTGCGGAACGCACAATAGTGTAGAAACGATTGTCTTCCTGAAAAATTAATTTATCGCGACGTATCAGCGGCAGTAATTGTGCAACATTGGCCCACTCGCTGACCGAGAAAAATGATTCGGTGACCGTATCGTACACTCCCCAGGCCAGAGACTGATCGTCAGACATCACTTCGCTGTAAGATAACGGATTTATCACCGCCACATAGTTTCCCCTTTGCATATACGTCATTTTATAGCCTGCAAAAAAAGGGGTATCACGATAGTAATAAATAGCGGTATCTGGTTTTCGTTGATAATCGGCGG
This Citrobacter enshiensis DNA region includes the following protein-coding sequences:
- a CDS encoding EAL domain-containing protein, with product MNRSARSKMLKFLGTIMVALLPVMLALWFAQGRAVSETHNQLHSFAQLALDKTELVILQADLARDAAEQYHGKACTSAHQQRMLNIIRSRLYISELIYAQGEHFLCSTVMAPASPYIIPSADYQRKPDTAIYYYRDTPFFAGYKMTYMQRGNYVAVINPLSYSEVMSDDQSLAWGVYDTVTESFFSVSEWANVAQLLPLIRRDKLIFQEDNRFYTIVRSAKRPIAVIVSTSSDRFYQNLYHQATLTLPLGIICSIILLLMWWRTRQEYHSPRRLLQRAIDKRQLCVHYQPIIDVKNEKCVGAEALLRWPGCEGQVMSPTEFIQLAEKEGMIEQITDYVVEGVFNDLGHFLARHPQLYISINLSASDFHSSRLIAFIADKARQHSMLAQQIKVEVTERGFIDVAKMTPVIQAFRQAGYEVAIDDFGTGYSNLHNLYSLNVDILKIDKSFVDTLTTNSTSHLIAEHIIEMAQSLRLKTIAEGVETAEQVTWLLKRGVQYCQGWHFAKALSAQEFMQWLQRPPASMMQREQ